Proteins from a genomic interval of candidate division WOR-3 bacterium:
- a CDS encoding T9SS type A sorting domain-containing protein: VRYNVPQTGRVSLKLYDASGRVVSTLYEGTLEAGTYTMTVDATRLARGVYFLKYEQGTEKAEVKLLVR, encoded by the coding sequence CGGTGCGTTACAATGTACCGCAGACTGGTCGGGTGAGTCTGAAGCTTTACGATGCTTCTGGTCGGGTTGTGAGCACGCTGTATGAGGGCACACTTGAGGCTGGTACTTATACCATGACTGTTGATGCCACGCGGTTAGCTCGTGGTGTCTACTTCTTAAAGTATGAGCAAGGCACTGAGAAGGCTGAAGTCAAGCTTCTGGTGCGCTAA